A genomic window from Silene latifolia isolate original U9 population chromosome Y, ASM4854445v1, whole genome shotgun sequence includes:
- the LOC141626385 gene encoding NAC domain-containing protein 14-like isoform X1, protein MANMIKLLVLMRLIFAGLSLGIFLICQLSRHDNEWFSFCPRDRKYSNGQRSNRATGAGTIKSRKMGLIGMKKTLVFYTGRAPKGERTSWVIHEYRPLLQELDGTNPGQGDFILCRLFKKSDELKEDENDDGCNIDEMETGVLSPYPTNISQEDARSGPAFVQASPGSVEQPLEQHKTSKNLMVKTSDSLTSEATKPTIPDYSHSHIHGNIRDKSYGNEEIAHEVNSRIAATIPPDAPCETSFPATEVVEYNHDDFLKLQMHSNQGMAGMEALFTTDIGDGQIGFHFQDIDGRDPISNFLNSVVNQDDPLHLKVDSHGAPLNEKEMREDADLMRWKKPPIYKSGSCSGSDVQVPHLQHDVGRIGCKTSHCNELELSAKPVKNSAYTDNEDLFSDAALERFCNLSNVDNEFFDQNSLVKAEDDNYIVGSKIQLRSNGRRTEPQPTNRVHQGTASRRIHLATDAEGKVPKAVEKETDLTASEGSCLSIESEERGGLDQSYFTSASHEDLTSIDELNDNPAPTHERSPSINDGQAEADETGIKIRPRFCNIHLVPTNCDKQGAASKRLRWQMLSSESSDAEDDNSKPLVADISNLFEEIGQNWCADISDIQPKLMSRSMGFRWRSALYICMILLFMVAFSFMIFKLEMQFIL, encoded by the exons ATGGCAAACATGATCAAGTTGCTTGTATTAATGAGGTTGATATTTGCAGGGTTGAGCCTTGGGATCTTCCTG ATTTGTCAGCTATCAAGACATGATAATGAATGGTTTTCCTTCTGTCCTCGTGACCGGAAGTATTCAAATGGTCAGAGGTCAAACCGAGCAACTGGAGcggg GACTATTAAATCAAGGAAAATGGGTTTGATTGGGATGAAGAAGACCCTTGTGTTTTATACAGGGAGAGCGCCGAAAGGGGAGCGCACCAGTTGGGTCATCCACGAGTACCGGCCACTTCTGCAGGAGCTTGATGGTACAAATCCAGGGCAG gggGATTTTATCCTCTGTCGCTTGTTCAAAAAAAGTGATGAGCTGAAAGAAGATGAAAATGATGATGGTTGCAACATCGATGAAATGGAAACGGGTGTTTTATCTCCATATCCAACTAATATCTCACAAGAGGATGCACGCTCTGGACCAGCTTTTGTACAGGCCTCTCCAGGGTCTGTTGAACAACCTTTAGAGCAACATAAGACATCAAAGAATCTGATGGTAAAAACTTCTGATAGTTTAACATCTGAGGCTACAAAGCCTACAATACCTGATTATTCTCATAGCCATATCCATGGCAATATTCGTGACAAATCTTATGGCAATGAAGAAATAGCTCACGAG GTGAATTCACGTATTGCTGCGACTATCCCTCCCGATGCTCCTTGTGAGACAAGTTTTCCTGCGACTGAAGTTGTGGAATATAATCATGATGATTTCCTGAAGTTGCAGATGCACTCGAACCAGGGTATGGCTGGCATGGAAGCTCTTTTCACTACAGATATAGGTGATGGTCAAATTGGGTTCCACTTTCAGGACATTGATGGAAGAGATCCTATATCCAACTTCCTTAATTCTGTAGTTAATCAAGACGACCCTCTCCACTTGAAAGTAGATAGTCATGGCGCTCCTTTGAATGAAAAGGAAATGCGAGAGGATGCTGATCTAATGCGCTGGAAGAAACCACCTATCTATAAAAGTGGATCATGCAGTGGGTCTGATGTTCAAGTACCTCATTTGCAG CATGACGTTGGTCGCATTGGGTGCAAAACCTCTCACTGTAACGAACTGGAGTTGAGTGCGAAACCTGTAAAGAATAGCGCTTACACGGATAATGAAGATCTCTTCTCTGATGCTGCTCTGGAACGTTTCTGCAACCTATCTAATGTAGACAATGAATTCTTTGATCAAAACAGCCTAGTAAAGGCTGAAGATGATAATTACATTGTTGGATCCAAAATCCAGCTAAGATCCAATGGGCGGCGTACAGAGCCACAGCCTACAAACCGTGTGCATCAGGGAACTGCATCGCGGAGAATACATTTAGCAACAGATGCTGAGGGCAAAGTCCCCAAGGCTGTAGAGAAAGAGACCGATTTAACAGCTTCCGAGGGAAGTTGTTTGTCCATAGAATCTGAGGAGAGAGGCGGCTTAGATCAGAGCTATTTTACTAGCGCTTCTCATGAGGATCTCACATCCATCGATGAACTCAATGACAATCCTGCTCCCACTCACGAGAGAAGCCCTTCCATAAATGATGGTCAAGCTGAAGCTGATGAAACTGGAATCAAGATCAGACCCCGTTTCTGCAATATTCATCTTGTCCCCACAAACTGTGATAAGCAAGGTGCCGCCTCGAAGAGACTTCGTTGGCAAATGCTATCTTCTGAAAGCTCTGATGCTGAAGATGATAACAGTAAACCATTGGTTGCTGATATTAGCAATTTGTTTGAGGAGATTGGTCAGAACTGGTGTGCTGATATTTCTGATATACAGCCAAAGTTGATGTCGAGATCGATGGGATTCAGATGGCGCTCAGCTCTGTatatttgtatgatactcttatTCATGGTTGCTTTCTCGTTCATGATCTTCAAACTCGAAATGCAATTTATTTTGTGA
- the LOC141626385 gene encoding NAC domain-containing protein 14-like isoform X2, producing the protein MKCVFNCWLSLVICMICQLSRHDNEWFSFCPRDRKYSNGQRSNRATGAGTIKSRKMGLIGMKKTLVFYTGRAPKGERTSWVIHEYRPLLQELDGTNPGQGDFILCRLFKKSDELKEDENDDGCNIDEMETGVLSPYPTNISQEDARSGPAFVQASPGSVEQPLEQHKTSKNLMVKTSDSLTSEATKPTIPDYSHSHIHGNIRDKSYGNEEIAHEVNSRIAATIPPDAPCETSFPATEVVEYNHDDFLKLQMHSNQGMAGMEALFTTDIGDGQIGFHFQDIDGRDPISNFLNSVVNQDDPLHLKVDSHGAPLNEKEMREDADLMRWKKPPIYKSGSCSGSDVQVPHLQHDVGRIGCKTSHCNELELSAKPVKNSAYTDNEDLFSDAALERFCNLSNVDNEFFDQNSLVKAEDDNYIVGSKIQLRSNGRRTEPQPTNRVHQGTASRRIHLATDAEGKVPKAVEKETDLTASEGSCLSIESEERGGLDQSYFTSASHEDLTSIDELNDNPAPTHERSPSINDGQAEADETGIKIRPRFCNIHLVPTNCDKQGAASKRLRWQMLSSESSDAEDDNSKPLVADISNLFEEIGQNWCADISDIQPKLMSRSMGFRWRSALYICMILLFMVAFSFMIFKLEMQFIL; encoded by the exons ATGAAATGTGTTTTTAATTGCTGGTTGTCGCTAGTTATTTGCATG ATTTGTCAGCTATCAAGACATGATAATGAATGGTTTTCCTTCTGTCCTCGTGACCGGAAGTATTCAAATGGTCAGAGGTCAAACCGAGCAACTGGAGcggg GACTATTAAATCAAGGAAAATGGGTTTGATTGGGATGAAGAAGACCCTTGTGTTTTATACAGGGAGAGCGCCGAAAGGGGAGCGCACCAGTTGGGTCATCCACGAGTACCGGCCACTTCTGCAGGAGCTTGATGGTACAAATCCAGGGCAG gggGATTTTATCCTCTGTCGCTTGTTCAAAAAAAGTGATGAGCTGAAAGAAGATGAAAATGATGATGGTTGCAACATCGATGAAATGGAAACGGGTGTTTTATCTCCATATCCAACTAATATCTCACAAGAGGATGCACGCTCTGGACCAGCTTTTGTACAGGCCTCTCCAGGGTCTGTTGAACAACCTTTAGAGCAACATAAGACATCAAAGAATCTGATGGTAAAAACTTCTGATAGTTTAACATCTGAGGCTACAAAGCCTACAATACCTGATTATTCTCATAGCCATATCCATGGCAATATTCGTGACAAATCTTATGGCAATGAAGAAATAGCTCACGAG GTGAATTCACGTATTGCTGCGACTATCCCTCCCGATGCTCCTTGTGAGACAAGTTTTCCTGCGACTGAAGTTGTGGAATATAATCATGATGATTTCCTGAAGTTGCAGATGCACTCGAACCAGGGTATGGCTGGCATGGAAGCTCTTTTCACTACAGATATAGGTGATGGTCAAATTGGGTTCCACTTTCAGGACATTGATGGAAGAGATCCTATATCCAACTTCCTTAATTCTGTAGTTAATCAAGACGACCCTCTCCACTTGAAAGTAGATAGTCATGGCGCTCCTTTGAATGAAAAGGAAATGCGAGAGGATGCTGATCTAATGCGCTGGAAGAAACCACCTATCTATAAAAGTGGATCATGCAGTGGGTCTGATGTTCAAGTACCTCATTTGCAG CATGACGTTGGTCGCATTGGGTGCAAAACCTCTCACTGTAACGAACTGGAGTTGAGTGCGAAACCTGTAAAGAATAGCGCTTACACGGATAATGAAGATCTCTTCTCTGATGCTGCTCTGGAACGTTTCTGCAACCTATCTAATGTAGACAATGAATTCTTTGATCAAAACAGCCTAGTAAAGGCTGAAGATGATAATTACATTGTTGGATCCAAAATCCAGCTAAGATCCAATGGGCGGCGTACAGAGCCACAGCCTACAAACCGTGTGCATCAGGGAACTGCATCGCGGAGAATACATTTAGCAACAGATGCTGAGGGCAAAGTCCCCAAGGCTGTAGAGAAAGAGACCGATTTAACAGCTTCCGAGGGAAGTTGTTTGTCCATAGAATCTGAGGAGAGAGGCGGCTTAGATCAGAGCTATTTTACTAGCGCTTCTCATGAGGATCTCACATCCATCGATGAACTCAATGACAATCCTGCTCCCACTCACGAGAGAAGCCCTTCCATAAATGATGGTCAAGCTGAAGCTGATGAAACTGGAATCAAGATCAGACCCCGTTTCTGCAATATTCATCTTGTCCCCACAAACTGTGATAAGCAAGGTGCCGCCTCGAAGAGACTTCGTTGGCAAATGCTATCTTCTGAAAGCTCTGATGCTGAAGATGATAACAGTAAACCATTGGTTGCTGATATTAGCAATTTGTTTGAGGAGATTGGTCAGAACTGGTGTGCTGATATTTCTGATATACAGCCAAAGTTGATGTCGAGATCGATGGGATTCAGATGGCGCTCAGCTCTGTatatttgtatgatactcttatTCATGGTTGCTTTCTCGTTCATGATCTTCAAACTCGAAATGCAATTTATTTTGTGA
- the LOC141626385 gene encoding NAC domain-containing protein 14-like isoform X3 produces MIMNGFPSVLVTGSIQMVRGQTEQLERGRAPKGERTSWVIHEYRPLLQELDGTNPGQGDFILCRLFKKSDELKEDENDDGCNIDEMETGVLSPYPTNISQEDARSGPAFVQASPGSVEQPLEQHKTSKNLMVKTSDSLTSEATKPTIPDYSHSHIHGNIRDKSYGNEEIAHEVNSRIAATIPPDAPCETSFPATEVVEYNHDDFLKLQMHSNQGMAGMEALFTTDIGDGQIGFHFQDIDGRDPISNFLNSVVNQDDPLHLKVDSHGAPLNEKEMREDADLMRWKKPPIYKSGSCSGSDVQVPHLQHDVGRIGCKTSHCNELELSAKPVKNSAYTDNEDLFSDAALERFCNLSNVDNEFFDQNSLVKAEDDNYIVGSKIQLRSNGRRTEPQPTNRVHQGTASRRIHLATDAEGKVPKAVEKETDLTASEGSCLSIESEERGGLDQSYFTSASHEDLTSIDELNDNPAPTHERSPSINDGQAEADETGIKIRPRFCNIHLVPTNCDKQGAASKRLRWQMLSSESSDAEDDNSKPLVADISNLFEEIGQNWCADISDIQPKLMSRSMGFRWRSALYICMILLFMVAFSFMIFKLEMQFIL; encoded by the exons ATGATAATGAATGGTTTTCCTTCTGTCCTCGTGACCGGAAGTATTCAAATGGTCAGAGGTCAAACCGAGCAACTGGAGcggg GGAGAGCGCCGAAAGGGGAGCGCACCAGTTGGGTCATCCACGAGTACCGGCCACTTCTGCAGGAGCTTGATGGTACAAATCCAGGGCAG gggGATTTTATCCTCTGTCGCTTGTTCAAAAAAAGTGATGAGCTGAAAGAAGATGAAAATGATGATGGTTGCAACATCGATGAAATGGAAACGGGTGTTTTATCTCCATATCCAACTAATATCTCACAAGAGGATGCACGCTCTGGACCAGCTTTTGTACAGGCCTCTCCAGGGTCTGTTGAACAACCTTTAGAGCAACATAAGACATCAAAGAATCTGATGGTAAAAACTTCTGATAGTTTAACATCTGAGGCTACAAAGCCTACAATACCTGATTATTCTCATAGCCATATCCATGGCAATATTCGTGACAAATCTTATGGCAATGAAGAAATAGCTCACGAG GTGAATTCACGTATTGCTGCGACTATCCCTCCCGATGCTCCTTGTGAGACAAGTTTTCCTGCGACTGAAGTTGTGGAATATAATCATGATGATTTCCTGAAGTTGCAGATGCACTCGAACCAGGGTATGGCTGGCATGGAAGCTCTTTTCACTACAGATATAGGTGATGGTCAAATTGGGTTCCACTTTCAGGACATTGATGGAAGAGATCCTATATCCAACTTCCTTAATTCTGTAGTTAATCAAGACGACCCTCTCCACTTGAAAGTAGATAGTCATGGCGCTCCTTTGAATGAAAAGGAAATGCGAGAGGATGCTGATCTAATGCGCTGGAAGAAACCACCTATCTATAAAAGTGGATCATGCAGTGGGTCTGATGTTCAAGTACCTCATTTGCAG CATGACGTTGGTCGCATTGGGTGCAAAACCTCTCACTGTAACGAACTGGAGTTGAGTGCGAAACCTGTAAAGAATAGCGCTTACACGGATAATGAAGATCTCTTCTCTGATGCTGCTCTGGAACGTTTCTGCAACCTATCTAATGTAGACAATGAATTCTTTGATCAAAACAGCCTAGTAAAGGCTGAAGATGATAATTACATTGTTGGATCCAAAATCCAGCTAAGATCCAATGGGCGGCGTACAGAGCCACAGCCTACAAACCGTGTGCATCAGGGAACTGCATCGCGGAGAATACATTTAGCAACAGATGCTGAGGGCAAAGTCCCCAAGGCTGTAGAGAAAGAGACCGATTTAACAGCTTCCGAGGGAAGTTGTTTGTCCATAGAATCTGAGGAGAGAGGCGGCTTAGATCAGAGCTATTTTACTAGCGCTTCTCATGAGGATCTCACATCCATCGATGAACTCAATGACAATCCTGCTCCCACTCACGAGAGAAGCCCTTCCATAAATGATGGTCAAGCTGAAGCTGATGAAACTGGAATCAAGATCAGACCCCGTTTCTGCAATATTCATCTTGTCCCCACAAACTGTGATAAGCAAGGTGCCGCCTCGAAGAGACTTCGTTGGCAAATGCTATCTTCTGAAAGCTCTGATGCTGAAGATGATAACAGTAAACCATTGGTTGCTGATATTAGCAATTTGTTTGAGGAGATTGGTCAGAACTGGTGTGCTGATATTTCTGATATACAGCCAAAGTTGATGTCGAGATCGATGGGATTCAGATGGCGCTCAGCTCTGTatatttgtatgatactcttatTCATGGTTGCTTTCTCGTTCATGATCTTCAAACTCGAAATGCAATTTATTTTGTGA